Proteins encoded together in one Thermomonospora curvata DSM 43183 window:
- a CDS encoding cystathionine beta-synthase: MRVHDSLTELMGNTPLVRLRKVTEGLAPQVLAKVEYFNPGGSVKDRIALRMIEAAEASGQLRPGGTIVEPTSGNTGVGLAIVAAERGYRCVFVCPDKVAQDKIDVLRAYGAEVVVCPTAVPPDHPDSYYSVSDRLAAEIPGAWKPDQYSNPNNPRSHYETTGPEIWEQTEGRITHFVAGIGTGGTISGTGRYLKEVSGGRVKVIGADPEGSVYSGGTGRPYLVEGVGEDIWPATYDRDICDEVIAISDRESFTMTRRLAREEALLVGGSCGMAVVAALRVAERAGPDDVIVVLLPDGGRGYLSKIFNDDWMASYGFLSAPTEEAKVREVLARKDAGMPQFVHVHPHETVETAISIMSEYGVSQLPVMKAEPPVMAAEVVGAIREKDLLASLVHGNASPADPVEEHMAEPLPMVGAGDPVSKAVGLLEKSGAAVVLDYGKPTGLITRQDLLAFLAS; this comes from the coding sequence GTGCGTGTTCATGATTCGTTGACCGAACTGATGGGAAATACCCCGCTGGTTCGGTTGCGCAAGGTGACCGAAGGACTGGCACCTCAAGTGCTGGCCAAAGTCGAATACTTCAATCCCGGGGGTTCCGTCAAGGACCGCATTGCCCTGCGGATGATCGAGGCCGCCGAGGCCTCCGGGCAGCTGCGCCCCGGCGGGACCATTGTCGAGCCGACCTCCGGCAACACCGGGGTCGGGCTGGCCATCGTGGCGGCCGAACGCGGCTACCGCTGCGTATTCGTCTGCCCCGACAAGGTCGCCCAGGACAAGATCGACGTGCTGCGCGCCTACGGCGCCGAGGTGGTGGTCTGCCCGACCGCCGTGCCTCCCGATCACCCCGACTCCTATTACTCGGTTTCCGACCGATTGGCCGCCGAGATTCCCGGCGCCTGGAAACCCGACCAGTACTCCAACCCCAACAATCCCCGCTCCCACTATGAGACAACCGGCCCGGAGATTTGGGAGCAGACCGAAGGGCGCATCACCCATTTCGTGGCGGGCATCGGCACCGGCGGCACCATCAGCGGCACCGGCCGCTATCTCAAGGAGGTCTCCGGCGGACGGGTGAAGGTCATCGGCGCCGACCCCGAAGGCTCGGTCTACTCCGGCGGCACCGGCCGTCCCTACCTGGTCGAGGGCGTCGGCGAGGACATCTGGCCGGCCACCTACGACCGCGACATCTGCGATGAGGTCATCGCGATCTCCGACCGGGAGTCCTTCACCATGACCCGGCGGCTGGCCCGCGAGGAGGCGCTGCTGGTCGGCGGCTCGTGCGGGATGGCGGTGGTCGCCGCGCTGCGGGTGGCCGAGCGCGCCGGCCCCGACGACGTCATCGTGGTGCTGCTGCCGGACGGCGGACGCGGGTACCTGTCGAAGATCTTCAACGACGACTGGATGGCCAGCTACGGGTTCCTGTCGGCCCCCACCGAGGAGGCCAAGGTCCGCGAGGTGCTGGCCCGCAAGGACGCCGGGATGCCGCAGTTCGTCCACGTCCACCCGCACGAGACGGTGGAGACCGCGATCTCGATCATGAGCGAGTACGGGGTCTCCCAGCTTCCGGTGATGAAGGCCGAGCCTCCGGTGATGGCCGCCGAGGTGGTCGGCGCCATCCGGGAAAAGGACCTGCTGGCGTCGCTGGTCCACGGCAACGCCAGCCCCGCCGACCCGGTGGAGGAGCACATGGCCGAGCCGCTGCCCATGGTCGGCGCCGGCGACCCGGTCAGCAAGGCCGTGGGGCTGCTGGAGAAGTCCGGCGCCGCCGTCGTCTTGGACTACGGCAAGCCCACCGGCCTGATCACCCGCCAGGACCTGCTGGCCTTCCTGGCGAGCTGA
- a CDS encoding Bax inhibitor-1/YccA family protein yields MDSRNPAFRRVSFGQHMGQGHAPSPQLLHEMYNRPAYTPPAQRTMTYDDVVVKGFLALGTLVLTGALTWTLVPLPTAMAVAVVAFLLQLGLGLFISFTQKANAPLVLAFSALYGVGIGAISHFFETLYHGIVLQAVIGTALAFGGMLAVHSLRIIRVTPKLTRFVVAAGFAMLGLMLINLVVALFNDTGIGIRSDGPLGIAFSVVAILLGCFFLLLDFDTIEQGVQAGAPEKFAWYCAFALVLSLVWIYLELLRLLSYFRE; encoded by the coding sequence ATGGACAGCCGTAACCCCGCCTTCCGGAGGGTTTCCTTCGGACAGCACATGGGTCAGGGGCATGCGCCCAGCCCACAGCTGCTGCACGAGATGTACAACCGGCCGGCCTACACGCCGCCGGCGCAGCGCACGATGACCTACGACGACGTGGTCGTCAAGGGTTTCCTGGCCCTGGGTACGCTGGTGCTGACCGGCGCGTTGACCTGGACGCTGGTGCCGCTGCCGACCGCGATGGCGGTGGCCGTCGTCGCCTTCCTGCTGCAGCTCGGGCTGGGGCTGTTCATCAGCTTCACCCAGAAGGCCAACGCCCCGCTGGTGCTGGCGTTCTCCGCGCTGTACGGCGTGGGCATCGGGGCGATCAGCCACTTCTTTGAGACGCTTTACCACGGGATCGTCCTGCAGGCCGTCATCGGCACCGCCCTGGCCTTCGGGGGGATGCTGGCGGTGCACTCGCTGCGCATCATCCGGGTGACCCCCAAGCTCACCCGGTTCGTCGTGGCGGCCGGTTTCGCCATGCTCGGCCTGATGCTGATCAACCTGGTGGTCGCGCTGTTCAACGACACCGGGATCGGCATCCGCAGCGACGGTCCGCTGGGCATCGCCTTCAGCGTGGTGGCGATCCTGCTGGGCTGCTTCTTCCTGCTGCTGGACTTCGACACCATCGAGCAGGGCGTGCAGGCCGGCGCCCCGGAGAAGTTCGCCTGGTACTGCGCCTTCGCGCTGGTGTTGAGCCTGGTGTGGATCTACCTGGAGCTGCTGCGGCTGCTGTCGTACTTCCGCGAGTAG
- a CDS encoding MMPL family transporter has product MFAALARVVVRHPWWTILAWLVAAVAIIALSPALKTESDQSEFLPSEYESVQAAEIAARAFPQQAEMSALIVVQRSDGRPLTPADSEKIAQAAQTMTANVKKYATVQGFVTNEQAVAPNRSIQLITVPMSLVAGQQEGKKQSQAIKDIRADLPGVLGPTLQAKVGGEIATFVDNEDSFTQSFAIVSIATFVLIIGLILLIFRAPLAAVLPIIVIAATEQVSMGLIGTAAKLLDFSGDDSLQIILTVVLFGIGADYYLFLLFRYRERLRAGEDRKTALISAVERVGEVITSAAAAIAVTFLVLMLASFEIFAAWGPSLAIGVVTMGITSLTLFPAILSLLGTAVFWPSKSWRRQPKGTASARLGALVGRRPAAVALGAAVLLGALAVGSLNFKSDYDFQASFPRDTESAQAAKDMLKGFPAGQTTPVEVIVRSTDGRPLTAEQLNAFGQRAGSLEGVGAVQPAEISQTDPTVGRVNLILKGNPNSNDSINLLKDELGPAVHKIAPQGTEVKVGGATAIYRDINKVVNRDLSVILPVAGVLIALILLALLRSVVAPLYLVPAVLLGFAATLGSAVYVFQGLKDQPGEIFHLPIMLYLFVLAIGTDYNILMTARLREEAREGNEPRRAAALAVEHGGPTVAAAGLILAGTFSVMLLAPVSMLQQMGFSIALGIALSAFVMSIFLVPGITALLGHKAWWPGHGDEPKTPKAVPAAGEEPAPEAAGRV; this is encoded by the coding sequence ATGTTCGCTGCACTGGCGCGCGTCGTCGTAAGACACCCGTGGTGGACGATCCTGGCGTGGCTGGTCGCGGCCGTCGCCATCATCGCGCTGTCCCCCGCGTTGAAGACCGAATCCGACCAGAGCGAGTTCCTGCCCTCAGAGTATGAGTCGGTGCAGGCAGCCGAGATCGCCGCGCGGGCGTTCCCGCAGCAGGCCGAGATGAGCGCGCTGATCGTGGTGCAGCGCTCCGACGGGCGGCCGCTCACGCCGGCCGACAGCGAGAAGATCGCGCAGGCCGCGCAGACCATGACGGCGAACGTCAAAAAGTACGCGACCGTCCAGGGGTTCGTCACCAATGAGCAGGCGGTGGCCCCCAACAGGTCGATCCAGCTGATCACCGTGCCGATGTCGCTGGTCGCCGGTCAGCAGGAGGGCAAGAAGCAGTCCCAGGCGATCAAGGACATCCGCGCCGACCTGCCCGGCGTGCTCGGCCCCACGCTGCAGGCCAAGGTCGGGGGGGAGATCGCCACGTTCGTCGACAACGAGGACTCCTTCACCCAGTCCTTCGCGATCGTCAGCATCGCCACCTTCGTGCTGATCATCGGGCTGATCCTGCTGATCTTCCGGGCGCCGCTGGCGGCGGTGCTGCCGATCATCGTGATCGCCGCCACCGAGCAGGTGTCGATGGGCCTGATCGGGACGGCCGCCAAGCTGCTGGACTTCTCCGGCGACGACAGCCTGCAGATCATCTTGACGGTGGTGCTGTTCGGCATCGGTGCCGACTACTACCTGTTCCTGCTGTTCCGCTACCGGGAGCGGCTGCGCGCCGGCGAGGACAGGAAGACCGCGCTGATCAGCGCGGTGGAACGGGTCGGCGAGGTGATCACCTCGGCCGCCGCGGCGATCGCGGTGACCTTCCTGGTGCTGATGCTGGCCTCCTTTGAGATCTTCGCCGCCTGGGGTCCGTCGCTGGCCATCGGCGTGGTGACGATGGGCATCACCTCGCTGACGCTGTTCCCGGCGATCCTGTCGCTGCTGGGCACCGCGGTGTTCTGGCCGTCGAAGTCGTGGCGCAGGCAGCCCAAGGGCACCGCCTCGGCCCGGCTGGGCGCGCTGGTCGGCCGCCGGCCCGCCGCGGTGGCCCTGGGCGCGGCCGTGCTGCTGGGCGCACTGGCGGTCGGCTCGCTGAACTTCAAGTCCGACTACGACTTCCAGGCCAGCTTCCCGCGGGACACCGAGTCCGCCCAGGCCGCCAAGGACATGCTCAAGGGCTTCCCGGCCGGGCAGACCACCCCGGTGGAGGTGATCGTGCGCTCCACCGACGGACGGCCGCTCACCGCCGAGCAGCTGAACGCCTTCGGGCAGCGGGCCGGGTCGCTGGAGGGCGTCGGCGCGGTGCAGCCCGCCGAGATCAGCCAGACCGACCCCACGGTCGGACGGGTCAACCTGATCTTGAAGGGCAACCCCAACAGCAACGACTCCATCAACCTGCTCAAGGACGAGCTGGGCCCGGCGGTGCACAAGATCGCCCCGCAGGGCACCGAGGTGAAGGTGGGCGGCGCCACCGCGATCTACCGCGACATCAACAAGGTGGTCAACCGCGACCTGTCGGTGATCCTGCCGGTCGCCGGGGTGCTGATCGCGCTGATCCTGCTGGCCCTGCTGCGCTCGGTGGTCGCCCCGCTGTACCTGGTCCCGGCGGTGCTGCTGGGCTTTGCGGCCACGCTGGGCTCGGCGGTGTACGTCTTCCAGGGCCTCAAGGACCAGCCCGGGGAGATCTTCCACCTGCCGATCATGCTGTACCTGTTCGTGCTGGCGATCGGCACCGACTACAACATCCTGATGACCGCCCGGCTGCGCGAGGAGGCCCGGGAGGGCAACGAGCCGCGCCGGGCCGCCGCCCTGGCCGTCGAGCACGGCGGCCCCACCGTGGCCGCCGCCGGGCTGATCCTGGCCGGCACCTTCTCGGTGATGCTGCTGGCCCCGGTGTCCATGCTGCAGCAGATGGGCTTTTCCATCGCGCTGGGCATCGCGCTGTCGGCGTTCGTCATGTCGATCTTCCTGGTCCCCGGCATCACCGCCCTGCTGGGGCACAAGGCCTGGTGGCCCGGTCACGGCGACGAGCCCAAGACGCCCAAGGCCGTGCCGGCCGCCGGGGAGGAACCGGCCCCCGAGGCGGCCGGGCGGGTGTGA
- a CDS encoding DUF4287 domain-containing protein: MSLNHSPETHSKLLARIPEVTGRDLPEWFETIENGPAFLRYEERSHWLADEHGISHGYASALVREHERTRRMRH, from the coding sequence ATGTCACTGAACCACTCGCCGGAAACGCACAGCAAGCTCCTCGCGCGCATCCCCGAGGTCACGGGACGTGACCTGCCCGAGTGGTTCGAGACGATCGAGAACGGGCCGGCGTTCCTGCGCTATGAGGAACGCTCGCACTGGCTGGCCGACGAGCACGGCATCTCGCACGGCTACGCTTCCGCCCTCGTCCGCGAACACGAGCGCACCCGCCGCATGCGCCACTGA
- a CDS encoding cystathionine gamma-synthase — translation MDEDVQRGFETLAIHAGQEPDPTTGAVVPPIYQVSTYKQDGVGGLRGGYEYSRSANPTRTALEECLAALEGGVRALAFASGLAAEDTLLRTICAPGDHIIAPNDAYGGTYRLFSKVYERWGVTCDPVPLGDLEAVRAAVREGVTKAIWVETPTNPLLGIADIAALAAIAVEAGALLVVDNTFASPYLQQPLTLGAHVVVHSTTKYLGGHSDVVGGALVTSDAELGERLAFHQNAMGAIAGPFDSWLTLRGIKTLGVRMDRHCANAAAVVKLLTEHPAVRQVLYPGLPDHPGHDIAVKQMRAFGGMVSFRMDSPEAALRVCERTKVFTLGESLGGVESLIEHPAKMTHASAAGSPLEVPADLVRLSVGIESVEDLLADLRQALG, via the coding sequence ATGGACGAGGACGTTCAACGGGGCTTTGAGACGCTGGCCATCCATGCCGGGCAGGAGCCCGACCCGACGACCGGCGCGGTGGTCCCGCCGATATATCAGGTGTCCACCTACAAACAGGACGGGGTGGGCGGGCTGCGCGGCGGCTACGAGTACAGCCGCTCGGCCAACCCGACCCGCACGGCGCTGGAGGAGTGCCTGGCGGCGCTGGAGGGCGGGGTGCGCGCCCTGGCGTTCGCCTCCGGCCTGGCCGCCGAGGACACCCTGCTGCGCACCATCTGCGCGCCCGGGGACCACATCATCGCCCCCAACGACGCCTACGGCGGCACCTACCGGCTGTTCTCCAAGGTCTACGAGCGGTGGGGCGTGACCTGCGACCCGGTGCCGCTGGGGGATCTGGAGGCGGTGCGGGCGGCCGTCCGCGAGGGGGTCACCAAGGCGATCTGGGTGGAGACCCCGACCAACCCGCTGCTGGGCATCGCCGATATCGCGGCGCTGGCGGCCATCGCGGTCGAGGCCGGGGCGCTGCTGGTGGTCGACAACACCTTCGCCTCCCCCTACCTGCAGCAGCCGCTGACGCTGGGCGCCCACGTGGTGGTGCACTCCACCACCAAGTACCTGGGCGGGCACTCCGACGTGGTCGGCGGGGCGCTGGTGACCTCCGACGCCGAACTGGGGGAGCGGCTGGCCTTCCACCAGAACGCCATGGGCGCCATCGCCGGGCCGTTCGACTCGTGGCTGACGCTGCGCGGCATCAAGACGCTGGGCGTGCGGATGGACCGGCACTGCGCCAACGCCGCGGCGGTGGTGAAGCTGCTCACCGAGCACCCGGCGGTACGGCAGGTGCTCTACCCGGGACTGCCCGACCACCCCGGGCACGACATCGCCGTCAAGCAGATGCGGGCCTTCGGCGGGATGGTCTCGTTCCGGATGGACTCCCCGGAGGCGGCGCTGCGGGTGTGCGAGCGCACCAAGGTGTTCACCCTCGGCGAGTCGCTGGGCGGCGTGGAGTCCCTCATCGAGCATCCGGCGAAGATGACGCACGCCTCGGCGGCCGGTTCCCCGCTGGAGGTCCCCGCCGACCTGGTGCGCCTGTCGGTGGGCATCGAGAGCGTCGAGGATCTGCTGGCCGATCTGAGACAGGCTCTAGG
- a CDS encoding class I SAM-dependent methyltransferase: protein MQEGVAVRLAPLLVKIMLGAEQAAGDVHAAAARLPIRVRAWDGSAIGPATAPTFVIRHRRALRRLLWKPGEMGLVRAYVAGELDIEGDIFAALGAVQQVMRRGDEPIRLSSDDKREIVRTAVMLGAVGPEPKPPAEEFPTGRHAGEVTGPFGESADFFRLLLGESMAYCCGDWDGAADLEDAQRAMRESVVERLGLFPGARVLDLNCGWGSFAFHAAAKESVRVVGLTRSRAQADHVRRRAEEEGLVDRVEPRVGDLAVAGEGPYDVIVGLGGAELGGGIGLAALPAARLQRLLAPGGRLLVQQTLRRPGRHHARRTFTTSYMFPEDGELHPLGEVVSALEEAGLEVRTVTALREHYARTLRSWADNLRRHWSECGRLATPGRARVWLLYLAASALACESGRIGMHEIYAVRRDHGGAAHPAPTP, encoded by the coding sequence ATGCAGGAAGGTGTCGCCGTACGACTCGCTCCGTTGCTGGTCAAGATCATGCTGGGTGCGGAGCAGGCCGCCGGCGACGTGCATGCCGCGGCCGCCAGGCTGCCGATCAGAGTGCGGGCCTGGGACGGCAGCGCGATCGGGCCCGCCACGGCTCCCACGTTCGTGATCCGGCACCGCAGGGCGCTGCGCCGGCTGCTGTGGAAGCCCGGCGAGATGGGCCTGGTCCGCGCCTACGTGGCCGGTGAGCTGGACATCGAGGGCGACATCTTCGCCGCGCTGGGCGCCGTCCAGCAGGTGATGCGCCGCGGGGACGAGCCGATCCGGCTCAGCAGCGACGACAAGCGCGAGATCGTGCGCACCGCGGTGATGCTCGGGGCGGTCGGCCCCGAGCCCAAGCCGCCGGCCGAGGAGTTCCCCACTGGGCGGCACGCCGGGGAGGTCACCGGTCCTTTCGGGGAGTCGGCGGACTTCTTCCGGCTGCTGCTGGGGGAGAGCATGGCCTATTGCTGCGGCGACTGGGACGGCGCGGCGGACCTGGAGGACGCCCAGCGCGCGATGCGCGAGTCCGTCGTCGAGCGGCTGGGCCTGTTCCCCGGGGCGCGGGTGCTGGACCTGAACTGCGGCTGGGGCTCGTTCGCCTTCCACGCCGCCGCCAAGGAATCGGTGCGCGTGGTCGGTCTCACCCGTTCCCGCGCCCAGGCCGACCATGTGCGGCGCCGGGCCGAGGAGGAGGGGCTGGTGGACCGGGTGGAGCCGCGGGTGGGCGACCTGGCGGTGGCCGGCGAGGGCCCCTATGACGTGATCGTGGGTCTGGGGGGCGCCGAGCTGGGCGGCGGGATCGGCTTGGCCGCGCTGCCGGCGGCCCGGCTGCAGCGGCTGCTGGCCCCCGGCGGGCGGCTGCTGGTGCAGCAGACCCTGCGGCGGCCGGGGCGGCACCATGCGCGCCGCACGTTCACCACCAGCTACATGTTCCCCGAGGACGGCGAGCTGCACCCGCTGGGCGAGGTGGTCTCGGCGCTGGAGGAGGCCGGGCTGGAGGTGCGCACGGTCACCGCGCTGCGCGAGCACTACGCCCGGACGCTGCGGTCGTGGGCCGACAACTTGCGCCGGCACTGGAGTGAGTGCGGGAGGCTGGCCACTCCGGGGCGGGCCCGGGTGTGGCTGCTTTACCTGGCGGCTTCCGCGCTGGCCTGCGAGAGCGGCCGGATCGGGATGCACGAGATCTATGCGGTCCGCCGTGATCACGGCGGGGCCGCGCACCCGGCGCCCACCCCGTGA
- a CDS encoding PQQ-binding-like beta-propeller repeat protein, which yields MATGAMLLGVTGCTGGTGGTGGPPAPSVPSWSDTTVNAVSRPVTASGVTAVTALRADGRLETAVYELATGERRWARPAAMAGRLPGMGVQPPAVAGPDRSPVVAALEPRAAKDSGERGKATLVVRDARTGERRWSRPVDSTFGPVRCGPQLCMSESTDRSDARFVALEWSSGRVLWQLPGVAEVESSDGRRVVVFRMTGSPTLEYRELRTGRTLWSFPVEQAVGPGVDLAGGWTFTATENTLVGYLAPYQKAKGRPLSAFGFFGLRMTDGKPLWTRKRLLRVYPSASPSVALLTREVDARGGYGDFARLDPRTGRTIGRVAADLAPKAAWWLAFPADLSKLGFLSQGRPGSAVDLRQGTAVAARGLRAWSFCTVNPAELRIAGHRGFYPIAPLCAYDLGTGRKVSDPGPPPAWYTGVFDGWRVWRDEQGALHAVRDAAGTLPGMYG from the coding sequence TTGGCGACAGGAGCCATGCTGCTGGGCGTCACCGGCTGCACCGGCGGAACCGGCGGAACCGGCGGCCCGCCCGCCCCGTCCGTCCCCTCCTGGTCGGACACCACGGTCAACGCGGTCAGCCGTCCGGTGACCGCGAGCGGCGTCACGGCGGTCACCGCGTTGCGGGCCGATGGGCGGCTGGAGACCGCGGTGTATGAGCTGGCGACCGGTGAGCGCCGGTGGGCGCGGCCGGCGGCGATGGCCGGGCGGCTGCCGGGAATGGGCGTGCAGCCGCCGGCGGTGGCCGGGCCGGACCGCTCCCCCGTGGTGGCCGCCCTGGAACCGCGCGCCGCCAAAGACTCCGGTGAGCGGGGGAAGGCGACGCTGGTGGTGCGGGACGCGCGGACCGGTGAGCGCCGGTGGAGCAGGCCGGTGGACTCCACCTTCGGCCCGGTGCGCTGCGGCCCCCAGCTGTGCATGTCGGAGTCCACCGATCGAAGCGACGCCCGGTTCGTGGCGCTGGAGTGGTCCAGCGGCCGCGTCCTGTGGCAGCTCCCCGGGGTGGCCGAGGTGGAGTCCTCCGACGGCCGGCGCGTGGTGGTGTTCCGGATGACCGGCAGCCCGACGCTGGAGTACCGCGAGCTGCGCACGGGCCGGACGCTGTGGTCGTTCCCGGTGGAGCAGGCGGTGGGCCCGGGAGTGGACCTGGCCGGCGGCTGGACGTTCACCGCGACGGAGAACACGCTGGTCGGCTACCTGGCCCCCTACCAGAAGGCCAAGGGCCGCCCGCTGTCGGCGTTCGGGTTCTTCGGGCTGCGGATGACCGACGGCAAGCCGCTGTGGACGCGCAAGCGGCTGCTGCGGGTCTACCCCAGCGCCAGCCCGTCGGTGGCGCTGCTGACCAGGGAGGTGGACGCCCGCGGGGGCTATGGCGACTTCGCCCGGCTGGACCCGCGCACCGGCCGGACCATCGGACGGGTGGCCGCCGACCTGGCGCCCAAGGCCGCCTGGTGGCTGGCCTTCCCCGCCGACCTGTCCAAGCTGGGCTTTCTGTCGCAGGGCAGGCCGGGCAGCGCGGTGGACCTGCGGCAGGGGACCGCGGTGGCCGCGCGCGGGCTGCGCGCCTGGTCGTTCTGCACGGTCAACCCCGCCGAGCTGCGCATCGCCGGGCACCGCGGCTTCTACCCGATCGCCCCGTTGTGCGCCTACGACCTGGGCACCGGGCGCAAGGTGAGCGACCCCGGCCCGCCGCCCGCCTGGTACACCGGTGTCTTCGACGGCTGGCGGGTATGGCGGGACGAGCAGGGGGCGCTGCACGCCGTCCGCGACGCCGCCGGGACGCTTCCGGGAATGTACGGCTGA
- a CDS encoding SGNH/GDSL hydrolase family protein — translation MLRALTARRIATAAVYGGGGITALGGLAFGLLVVEAKLARRIIQATPTGDPPVADGLYGAHLPGEPISFAVLGDSTAAGLGVHRPDETPGALLATGLSAIAGRPVRLTNVARSGSRSEALDGQVTQALTARPDIAVIMIGANDVTARISPAVSVRHLDQAVRRLLATGCRVVVGTCPDLGSVKPLMQPLRWIAQRASRQLAAAQTIVAVERGARTVSLGDLLGREFAADPVEMFSADRYHPSARGYAAAAMALLPSIAAALGLEPEAEAEPEPGRGVGVLPVYLAAAEAAEEPGMEVAGTRVAGRERGPRGRWVTLLRRRGAAAGEEPGGPAATVAPGPAGAA, via the coding sequence ATGCTGAGGGCTCTGACGGCGCGTCGGATAGCTACGGCGGCGGTCTACGGGGGCGGTGGCATCACCGCTCTGGGCGGGCTGGCCTTCGGTCTGCTGGTGGTGGAGGCCAAGCTGGCCCGGCGGATCATCCAGGCCACCCCGACCGGGGACCCGCCGGTGGCCGACGGGCTGTACGGGGCCCACCTGCCGGGCGAGCCGATCTCGTTCGCCGTGCTGGGCGACTCCACCGCGGCCGGGCTGGGCGTGCACCGGCCGGATGAGACGCCCGGCGCGCTGCTGGCCACCGGGCTGTCGGCGATCGCCGGCCGGCCGGTGCGGCTGACGAACGTGGCACGTTCCGGCTCCCGCAGCGAGGCGCTGGACGGCCAGGTCACCCAGGCGCTGACGGCCCGTCCCGACATCGCGGTCATCATGATCGGCGCCAATGACGTGACCGCCCGCATCTCCCCTGCGGTGTCGGTCCGGCACCTGGACCAGGCGGTGCGGCGGCTGCTGGCCACCGGCTGCCGGGTGGTGGTCGGCACCTGCCCGGACCTGGGCTCGGTCAAGCCGCTGATGCAGCCGCTGCGCTGGATCGCCCAGCGGGCCAGCCGGCAGCTGGCCGCGGCGCAGACCATCGTGGCGGTGGAGCGGGGCGCCCGCACGGTCTCCCTGGGCGACCTGCTGGGACGGGAGTTCGCCGCCGACCCGGTGGAGATGTTCTCCGCGGATCGTTACCATCCGTCTGCGCGAGGTTACGCAGCGGCGGCCATGGCACTGCTACCGTCGATAGCGGCCGCGCTGGGGCTGGAGCCCGAAGCCGAGGCGGAGCCCGAGCCCGGGCGCGGCGTGGGCGTCCTGCCCGTCTACCTCGCGGCGGCCGAGGCCGCCGAGGAGCCCGGCATGGAGGTGGCCGGCACCCGGGTCGCGGGCCGCGAGCGCGGTCCCCGGGGCCGCTGGGTCACCCTGCTGCGGCGCCGCGGCGCGGCGGCCGGCGAGGAGCCCGGCGGGCCGGCGGCCACGGTGGCGCCGGGGCCGGCGGGCGCCGCCTGA
- a CDS encoding acetyl-CoA C-acetyltransferase, translating into MPEAVIVSTARSPIGRAFKGSLKDLRADLLTAQMITAAMAKVPQLSADDIDDLLLGCGLPGGEQGYNMARVVAVLLGWDQVPGTTITRYCASSLQTTRMALHAIKAGEADVIISAGVEMVSRYVKGTSDGPEGTKNELFAAAEARTAKAAQGGAGVWHDPREDGDIPDVYIAMGQTAENVASLRGISRQAQDEFGLRSQQLTAKALENGFWEQDITPAILPDGSTVSKDDGPRPGTTLEKLAELKPSFRPDGTVTAGNCCPLNDGAAALVIMSDTKAAELGITPLARIVATGVSALSPEIMGLGPVEATRRALAKAGMTIDDIDLVEINEAFAAQVIPCVEDLGIDYDKLNVNGGAIAIGHPFGMTGARITTTLINSLRFHDKQFGLETMCVGGGQGMAMILERLS; encoded by the coding sequence ATGCCCGAGGCCGTCATCGTCTCGACCGCCCGTTCCCCGATCGGGCGTGCGTTCAAGGGTTCACTGAAGGATCTGCGCGCCGACCTGCTCACCGCGCAGATGATCACCGCCGCGATGGCCAAGGTGCCGCAGCTGAGCGCCGACGACATCGACGACCTGCTGCTGGGCTGCGGTCTGCCCGGCGGCGAGCAGGGCTACAACATGGCCCGCGTGGTCGCGGTGCTGCTGGGCTGGGACCAGGTGCCCGGCACCACGATCACCCGCTACTGCGCCTCCTCGCTGCAGACCACCCGGATGGCGCTGCACGCGATCAAGGCCGGGGAGGCCGACGTGATCATCTCGGCCGGGGTGGAGATGGTCAGCCGTTACGTCAAGGGCACCAGCGACGGCCCAGAGGGGACCAAGAACGAGCTGTTCGCCGCGGCCGAGGCGCGCACCGCCAAGGCCGCCCAGGGCGGGGCCGGCGTCTGGCACGACCCGCGTGAGGACGGCGACATTCCCGACGTCTACATCGCGATGGGCCAGACCGCCGAGAACGTGGCCTCGCTGCGCGGGATCTCCCGCCAGGCCCAGGACGAGTTCGGCCTGCGCAGCCAGCAGCTCACCGCCAAGGCGCTGGAGAACGGGTTCTGGGAGCAGGACATCACCCCGGCGATCCTGCCCGACGGCAGCACCGTGTCCAAGGACGACGGGCCCCGGCCCGGCACCACCCTGGAGAAGCTGGCCGAGCTGAAGCCGTCCTTCCGCCCCGACGGCACGGTGACCGCCGGCAACTGCTGCCCGCTCAACGACGGCGCCGCCGCCCTGGTCATCATGAGCGACACCAAGGCCGCCGAGCTGGGCATCACCCCGCTGGCCCGGATCGTGGCCACCGGGGTCTCGGCGCTGTCGCCGGAGATCATGGGGTTGGGCCCGGTGGAGGCCACCCGGCGGGCGCTGGCCAAGGCCGGGATGACCATCGACGACATCGACCTGGTGGAGATCAACGAGGCGTTCGCCGCCCAGGTGATCCCCTGCGTGGAGGACCTGGGCATCGACTACGACAAGCTGAACGTCAACGGCGGCGCCATCGCCATCGGCCACCCGTTCGGGATGACCGGCGCCCGCATCACCACCACGCTGATCAACAGCCTGCGCTTCCACGATAAGCAGTTCGGGCTGGAGACCATGTGCGTGGGCGGCGGCCAGGGCATGGCGATGATCCTGGAGCGCCTGAGCTGA